One Natrinema halophilum genomic window carries:
- the pstC gene encoding phosphate ABC transporter permease subunit PstC translates to MSTSELHRQLKDRIGVESADDAVVPLGAVGAVCLLGSAVMFLIGSPFTALPLAGFLFTVAYGLYEYQAATAKALSFLATIGTGAILALITIYLIVEALPAIRFMGAEMFTATSEPMWRTRGEEIYSLVPMMWGTLVTTVLAMLIAGPLGVAGALFISEIAPDAVREVVKPAVETLAGIPSIVYGFIGFTILNDYMMENLELTTSGSLVIVGMVVGLMSLPTVVSVAEDAIASVPESMKSGSLALGTTDWQTTKSITIPAAFSGVSAAVLLGVGRAVGETMAATVILGHAQRLPDPLYDVFGNTETLTSLIASQYGVASGTHMSALFAAGVVLFVSVTALSICSQYIERRMKHQLQGES, encoded by the coding sequence ATGTCAACATCAGAACTACACCGACAACTGAAAGACCGCATCGGGGTCGAGTCGGCCGACGACGCGGTCGTACCCCTGGGAGCGGTGGGAGCGGTGTGCCTACTCGGGTCGGCCGTCATGTTCTTGATCGGGTCCCCATTTACGGCGCTGCCCCTCGCGGGGTTCCTGTTCACGGTGGCGTATGGACTGTACGAGTACCAGGCGGCCACGGCGAAAGCGCTGAGTTTTCTCGCGACGATCGGTACCGGAGCGATCCTCGCGCTGATCACGATCTACCTGATCGTCGAGGCGCTGCCAGCGATCCGCTTCATGGGTGCGGAGATGTTCACGGCCACCTCCGAGCCGATGTGGCGCACGCGCGGCGAGGAGATCTACTCGCTTGTCCCGATGATGTGGGGGACGCTCGTCACGACGGTGCTTGCGATGCTGATCGCCGGCCCGCTCGGCGTCGCAGGCGCGCTGTTCATCAGCGAGATCGCACCCGACGCCGTCCGCGAGGTCGTCAAGCCCGCCGTCGAGACGCTCGCCGGGATCCCCTCGATCGTTTACGGGTTCATCGGTTTCACCATCTTGAACGACTACATGATGGAGAACCTGGAACTGACGACGTCCGGCAGCCTCGTCATCGTGGGCATGGTCGTCGGCCTGATGTCGCTACCGACGGTCGTCTCGGTCGCGGAGGACGCCATCGCGAGCGTGCCAGAGTCGATGAAAAGTGGGTCACTCGCGCTCGGAACGACCGACTGGCAGACCACCAAGAGCATCACGATCCCCGCTGCATTCTCGGGCGTCTCCGCCGCAGTGCTTCTCGGCGTCGGTCGTGCCGTCGGCGAGACGATGGCCGCGACCGTCATCCTGGGCCACGCCCAGCGGCTCCCCGACCCGCTGTACGACGTCTTCGGCAACACCGAGACGCTGACCAGCCTGATCGCCAGCCAGTACGGGGTCGCCAGCGGCACGCACATGAGCGCACTGTTCGCCGCCGGCGTCGTGTTGTTCGTCAGCGTCACCGCGCTGTCAATCTGTTCACAATATATTGAACGACGTATGAAGCACCAGCTACAGGGTGAATCATGA
- a CDS encoding PstS family phosphate ABC transporter substrate-binding protein, producing MADNKFGRDAVSRRKFIVGTGAVGAVAAAGCLGSADGSSSTGPLTADGSSTVYPITSDAASFWNSNHPADDGEYWGSNSEGTAPGYDEIDNPDDKNLADYWADLYGFEPKDGAAPPFSVNVGLSHSGTGIEKVANEQVDIGDASSSVADELPDASQEELDKYTDHVVARDGQPVVVSKEIWDSGVEKLTGDQVRAIYTGEITNWSEIDQYSGPDREIQAVGRAVGSGTDTAFRANMLGDPEAEMSVDVRKGQNQQVQTTVADSDNAIAYMALAFVDMDRVPAISLELDGTTYTLGENLGSKDYPLSRELHCYTYEGTSKKEAAFINMLLSEFGQLHFVKPNNYFMLPPEERDEQRSKLPEQEN from the coding sequence ATGGCAGACAACAAGTTCGGACGCGACGCAGTATCACGACGGAAGTTCATCGTCGGAACCGGTGCGGTCGGTGCTGTCGCAGCAGCCGGCTGCCTCGGAAGCGCTGACGGGAGTAGCAGTACCGGACCGCTAACGGCAGACGGTTCCTCTACCGTCTATCCAATTACGTCCGACGCGGCGTCCTTCTGGAACTCCAACCACCCCGCTGACGACGGCGAGTACTGGGGCTCCAACTCCGAAGGCACGGCGCCCGGCTACGACGAGATCGACAACCCCGACGACAAGAACCTCGCCGATTACTGGGCGGACCTCTACGGCTTCGAGCCCAAGGACGGCGCCGCGCCCCCGTTCTCGGTCAACGTCGGTCTCAGCCACTCCGGTACCGGCATCGAGAAGGTCGCCAACGAACAGGTTGACATTGGGGACGCCAGTTCGAGCGTCGCCGACGAGCTCCCCGACGCTAGCCAGGAAGAGCTCGACAAGTACACTGACCACGTCGTCGCGCGCGACGGCCAACCCGTCGTCGTGAGCAAGGAAATCTGGGACAGCGGCGTCGAGAAGCTGACCGGTGATCAGGTCCGCGCGATCTACACCGGCGAGATCACGAATTGGTCCGAGATCGATCAGTACTCCGGCCCCGACAGGGAGATTCAGGCGGTCGGCCGCGCGGTCGGCTCCGGTACGGACACGGCGTTCCGTGCCAACATGCTCGGCGACCCCGAGGCCGAGATGAGCGTCGACGTCCGCAAGGGCCAGAACCAGCAGGTCCAGACGACGGTCGCTGACTCCGACAACGCCATCGCGTACATGGCGCTCGCGTTCGTCGACATGGACCGCGTCCCCGCGATCTCGCTCGAACTCGACGGGACGACCTACACGCTCGGCGAGAACCTCGGCTCGAAGGACTACCCGCTCTCTCGCGAGCTCCACTGCTACACCTACGAAGGGACGAGCAAGAAGGAGGCAGCCTTCATCAACATGCTGCTGAGCGAGTTCGGTCAACTCCACTTCGTCAAGCCGAACAACTACTTCATGCTCCCGCCCGAGGAGCGCGACGAACAGCGCTCGAAGCTGCCCGAACAGGAGAACTAA
- a CDS encoding Single-stranded DNA binding protein — MELDDHAEDLASDLGVDKEEVTSDLQNLVEYSVPIDEAKQSLRRKYGDGSSGGGGTKPSAKDIAEITPEDGSVTVSGVVLTAGKRSIRYQGEDHVIVEGRLADETGAIDYTAWEDFGLSPGDTITAGNAGVREWDGDPELNLGESTSLSFEEESLEVHHDIGGDAQLAALRTGDRAVTIEVAVLECERKTIDGRDGETDILSGVFGDESGRLPFTNWEPAPEIEDGGTVRIENAYVQEFRGVPEVNVSEFSTVTGLDRAIDVGSDTSSMEVGEAVRTGGVYDVEVSGNVLAVREGSGLIQRCPECYRVIQKGQCRTHGDVDGIDDMRVKAILDDGTGTVTVVLDDELTERVYGGTLDDALEQAREAMDQEVVADTIRDRIVGREYRVRGHLSVDEYGANVDAQTFEESDDDPASRATAVLEEVNG; from the coding sequence ATGGAACTCGACGATCATGCCGAGGATCTCGCCTCCGACCTCGGTGTCGACAAAGAGGAGGTCACATCCGACTTGCAGAACCTGGTGGAGTACAGCGTTCCGATCGACGAAGCAAAGCAGAGTCTCCGACGGAAGTACGGCGACGGTTCCAGTGGTGGCGGTGGCACAAAGCCGTCGGCGAAGGACATCGCCGAAATCACGCCCGAAGACGGAAGCGTCACCGTTTCCGGCGTCGTCCTGACGGCGGGCAAACGATCGATCCGCTATCAGGGGGAGGATCACGTCATCGTCGAAGGCCGGCTGGCCGACGAGACCGGCGCTATCGACTATACGGCGTGGGAGGATTTCGGCCTCTCTCCGGGCGACACGATCACTGCCGGAAACGCCGGCGTTCGCGAGTGGGACGGCGATCCCGAACTCAATCTCGGCGAGAGCACCTCGCTCTCGTTCGAGGAGGAGTCGCTCGAGGTGCACCACGATATTGGCGGCGACGCCCAGCTAGCCGCTCTGCGAACGGGCGACCGCGCAGTGACGATCGAGGTAGCCGTCCTCGAGTGCGAGCGCAAAACGATCGACGGCCGCGACGGCGAGACGGACATCCTGAGTGGCGTCTTCGGCGACGAGAGTGGGCGACTCCCGTTTACGAACTGGGAGCCCGCGCCGGAGATCGAGGACGGCGGCACGGTCCGGATCGAGAACGCCTACGTTCAGGAGTTCAGGGGCGTCCCCGAAGTCAACGTCTCCGAGTTCTCGACGGTCACCGGACTCGACCGAGCGATCGACGTCGGCAGCGATACATCGAGCATGGAGGTTGGCGAAGCGGTCCGGACGGGTGGCGTCTACGACGTCGAAGTAAGCGGCAACGTACTCGCCGTTCGGGAAGGGTCCGGTCTGATTCAGCGCTGTCCGGAGTGTTATCGCGTCATACAGAAAGGACAATGTCGGACCCACGGCGACGTCGACGGGATCGATGACATGCGCGTCAAAGCGATCCTCGACGATGGCACCGGCACCGTCACCGTCGTCCTCGACGACGAGTTAACCGAACGGGTCTACGGCGGCACCCTCGACGACGCGCTCGAACAGGCCCGAGAAGCCATGGATCAGGAGGTTGTCGCGGATACGATCCGCGACCGCATCGTCGGCCGCGAATACCGCGTACGCGGCCACCTCTCGGTCGACGAATACGGCGCAAACGTAGACGCCCAGACCTTCGAGGAAAGCGATGACGATCCCGCTTCTCGTGCGACGGCCGTCCTCGAGGAGGTGAACGGATGA
- the pstA gene encoding phosphate ABC transporter permease PstA yields MAADTSDDSAASGFGQISRSKDVAFRLLALAATLIGIVSLAALLLNVAIDAVGWLDWGFLTNPPHPNPNEAGFLPALVGSIAIMLLIALITFPVGVGAAVYLEEYANDGYLTRFIQLNIANLAGVPSVVYGLLGLGLFVGLLNIGYGSVLAAAFTIALLILPIVIISAQEAIRAVPDSQRQASYGMGATKWQTIRNVVLPRAMPGIMTGTILALGRAIGETAPLIMIAAPTTVFGIPNSLLSKVSAMPLQIYNWASYPQTEFQYGVVAAGVVTLLVVLLTINSIAIIIRNRYQQRT; encoded by the coding sequence ATGGCGGCCGATACCTCCGACGATTCGGCCGCCTCCGGATTCGGCCAGATCAGCCGGTCGAAAGATGTCGCATTTCGACTGCTCGCGTTAGCGGCAACGCTCATCGGCATCGTCTCGCTCGCGGCGTTGCTTCTGAACGTGGCCATCGACGCCGTCGGCTGGCTCGACTGGGGATTCCTCACGAATCCGCCGCATCCGAATCCGAACGAGGCCGGGTTCCTGCCCGCTCTCGTCGGCTCCATCGCGATCATGCTCCTGATCGCGTTGATTACGTTCCCGGTCGGCGTCGGAGCCGCAGTGTACCTCGAAGAATACGCCAACGACGGGTACCTCACGAGGTTCATCCAGCTCAACATCGCGAACCTCGCGGGGGTTCCATCAGTCGTCTACGGGCTACTGGGTCTGGGGTTATTCGTCGGCCTGCTGAACATCGGCTACGGGTCGGTGCTGGCGGCGGCGTTTACGATCGCCCTGCTCATCCTGCCGATCGTAATCATCTCGGCTCAGGAGGCGATCCGAGCGGTACCCGACTCCCAGCGACAGGCGTCCTACGGAATGGGCGCGACGAAATGGCAGACGATACGGAACGTGGTTCTGCCGCGGGCGATGCCCGGTATTATGACCGGAACGATCCTCGCGCTCGGTCGTGCGATCGGCGAGACGGCGCCGCTGATCATGATCGCCGCACCCACGACCGTCTTCGGGATCCCTAATAGCCTCCTCAGCAAGGTCAGCGCCATGCCCTTGCAGATCTACAACTGGGCATCGTACCCACAGACGGAGTTCCAGTACGGCGTCGTCGCCGCTGGCGTCGTCACGCTGCTCGTCGTCCTCCTGACGATCAACTCGATCGCGATCATCATCCGGAACCGATATCAACAGCGCACCTGA
- the pstC gene encoding phosphate ABC transporter permease subunit PstC gives MSAPDFSHDGIRTARGTAFRYLFMICALLSILTTVAILLTLLVDAVDFFRIVSPVEFLTGTQWSPTNEPVSFGVLPLISGTLIITIGSAMVALPIGLLTAIYLSEYASERRRAYLKPALEVLAGVPTVVYGYFALVYVTPVLDTFLPLSTFNALSASIMVGIMIIPMVSSISEDAMSAVPDSLRQASYGLGATKFTVSTSVVVPAALSGIFSSFILALSRAIGETMIVAIAAGQTPRMVDLTDPAGMFLNSIQPMTSAMVQIGTGDIVGQGAAYKSLFAVGLTLFVITFAMNLVSELIASRYREVYR, from the coding sequence ATGAGCGCGCCCGACTTCTCACACGACGGGATCCGCACAGCCCGTGGGACGGCGTTTCGCTACCTCTTCATGATCTGTGCATTGCTGTCTATCCTCACGACGGTCGCGATTCTTCTGACGCTCCTCGTCGACGCGGTCGATTTCTTCAGGATCGTTTCGCCCGTAGAGTTCCTCACGGGCACACAGTGGAGCCCGACGAACGAGCCCGTCTCGTTCGGCGTCCTGCCGCTGATATCCGGCACGTTGATTATTACGATCGGTTCGGCGATGGTGGCGCTTCCGATCGGCCTCCTGACCGCGATTTACCTCAGCGAGTACGCCTCCGAGCGCCGTCGTGCCTATCTCAAGCCCGCGCTCGAGGTGCTTGCCGGCGTCCCGACGGTCGTCTACGGCTACTTCGCGCTCGTGTACGTCACACCGGTGCTGGATACGTTCCTTCCCCTATCGACGTTCAACGCATTATCGGCGTCGATCATGGTCGGAATCATGATCATCCCGATGGTCTCCTCGATCAGCGAGGACGCGATGAGCGCGGTGCCTGACTCGCTGCGCCAGGCCAGTTACGGCCTCGGTGCGACGAAGTTCACCGTCTCCACATCGGTCGTGGTGCCGGCAGCGCTGTCGGGAATCTTCTCGTCGTTCATCCTCGCGCTCTCGCGAGCGATCGGCGAGACGATGATCGTGGCGATCGCCGCCGGACAGACCCCGCGAATGGTCGACCTGACCGATCCGGCGGGGATGTTCCTGAACTCGATCCAGCCGATGACCTCGGCGATGGTCCAGATCGGTACGGGGGATATCGTCGGCCAGGGCGCTGCGTACAAGAGCCTCTTTGCGGTCGGGCTGACGCTGTTCGTCATCACCTTTGCCATGAATCTCGTCAGCGAATTGATCGCCTCGCGGTATCGGGAGGTGTATCGCTGA
- a CDS encoding PstS family phosphate ABC transporter substrate-binding protein, with translation MSRDTTASLPTGLGRREFLAAASVGLSGGLAGCTGVFAAEGKQVNIAGSSTVFPVTEAVASAFSEENPTVNLSLSKTGTGGGFGNFFCAGRTDINNASRSIADAEVEQCGDNDITPIELQVATDALTVVVNPDADWVNCLTVEQLQQIWSADGVDRWSDLNEEWPDQEFELYGAATTSGTFDYFNEAILGEELNHRNDYYATERDRTIVQGVRGDEAAMGYFGFAYYSENPDTIKAVSIDNGNGCVEPSIETAKSGEYKPLSRPLFIYVAKESLAKPAVRDFVRFYMKRAATDLVSDVGYVPITEEQRDENLEKLDAKIEEVTG, from the coding sequence ATGTCGAGAGATACCACGGCGTCCCTGCCGACCGGCCTGGGTCGGCGGGAGTTCCTCGCCGCGGCGAGCGTTGGCCTCTCCGGGGGGCTCGCCGGCTGTACCGGCGTCTTCGCCGCAGAGGGAAAACAGGTAAACATCGCGGGGAGCAGTACAGTGTTTCCCGTGACCGAGGCGGTCGCCTCCGCATTCTCCGAAGAAAATCCAACCGTCAACCTCTCGCTCAGTAAGACCGGGACGGGCGGTGGATTCGGGAACTTCTTTTGTGCGGGTCGGACCGATATCAACAACGCGAGTCGGTCGATCGCCGACGCCGAAGTCGAACAGTGTGGAGACAACGATATTACGCCGATCGAACTGCAGGTCGCGACGGACGCACTGACGGTCGTGGTTAATCCGGACGCGGACTGGGTCAACTGTCTCACCGTCGAACAGTTGCAGCAGATCTGGAGCGCTGACGGTGTGGACCGCTGGAGCGATCTCAACGAGGAGTGGCCCGACCAGGAGTTCGAACTGTACGGTGCCGCAACGACCTCGGGAACGTTCGACTACTTCAACGAGGCCATCCTCGGCGAGGAGTTGAACCACCGAAACGACTACTACGCGACGGAGCGCGATCGCACGATCGTCCAGGGGGTTCGCGGGGACGAAGCCGCGATGGGGTACTTCGGCTTCGCGTACTACAGCGAGAACCCGGACACGATCAAGGCAGTCTCGATCGACAACGGAAACGGCTGCGTCGAGCCGTCGATCGAGACGGCAAAATCGGGCGAGTACAAACCACTCTCGCGCCCGCTGTTCATCTACGTCGCGAAGGAGTCGCTCGCGAAACCCGCCGTCAGGGATTTCGTTCGATTCTACATGAAACGAGCCGCAACGGATCTGGTCTCCGACGTCGGGTACGTGCCGATCACCGAGGAACAGCGCGACGAAAACCTCGAGAAGCTCGATGCGAAGATCGAGGAGGTGACCGGATGA
- the pstA gene encoding phosphate ABC transporter permease PstA — protein sequence MSGETASRTTTPGVDTFDRVALGIVGIAIVTFLFGWTTLFGRTSPDTAVAGFSLFTLFGVVFLLAGVGLIVSGIASYADTFETTADRYTGFGTGVAFGVVGFATGGLVSTILFGIGATGSVLAGLVVALVTTLGVAVLPEDLGTTLPVGLLSILWGALLVGGLVDASWFWNPPSLEATFHAPIFVPFATIALSLLVAWSGAIVAEGFGSQGRQNGAYLLIGLNAFGMIAVLLLLILFVVRKGLPKLLEGAQFGPGLSISVPFLTKGVMLGQQYNGIFPAIVGTVWLVIGAVVLAVPMGIGAAVFLTEYAEQGRFTAVIETATNALWSTPSIVYGLFGYAFLVPRFGNSNSLLAGMMVLGFMLLPLVVITSRESIKSVPDEYRDASAALGVNQWQTIRSVVLPAAMPGVVTGVILGVGRIAGETAPILLVTSGQPFPARAPNILGTFRFVATPPFVENEALLQASSALPYQLYAVITAGVGQEEAFGWGTALVLLLVVLGFYAVGIASRIYFRRKLRQ from the coding sequence ATGAGCGGGGAGACCGCCTCCCGTACGACCACACCGGGAGTCGACACGTTCGACCGCGTTGCGCTCGGCATCGTCGGGATCGCTATCGTTACGTTCCTATTCGGCTGGACGACGCTGTTCGGTCGCACGAGCCCCGACACCGCCGTCGCGGGCTTTTCGCTGTTCACGTTGTTCGGCGTCGTGTTCCTGCTGGCGGGCGTCGGACTGATCGTCTCGGGAATCGCGTCGTACGCCGACACCTTCGAGACGACCGCCGACCGGTACACCGGATTCGGCACCGGCGTCGCGTTCGGCGTCGTCGGCTTCGCGACCGGCGGTCTCGTGTCGACGATCCTGTTCGGCATCGGCGCGACGGGCAGCGTCCTCGCGGGGCTGGTCGTCGCGCTCGTCACGACGCTCGGCGTCGCAGTGCTCCCGGAAGACCTCGGCACGACTCTTCCGGTCGGCCTGCTCTCGATCCTTTGGGGCGCGCTGCTGGTCGGCGGTCTCGTCGATGCGAGCTGGTTCTGGAACCCGCCGTCGCTCGAGGCGACGTTCCACGCTCCGATCTTCGTCCCGTTCGCGACCATCGCGCTCAGCCTACTCGTCGCCTGGAGCGGCGCTATCGTCGCCGAAGGCTTCGGCAGTCAGGGCCGCCAGAACGGCGCGTACCTGCTGATCGGCCTGAACGCATTCGGCATGATCGCGGTGCTCCTATTACTGATCCTCTTCGTCGTCCGGAAGGGACTGCCGAAGCTTCTCGAGGGCGCGCAGTTCGGTCCAGGGCTGAGCATCTCCGTTCCCTTCCTCACGAAGGGCGTCATGCTCGGCCAGCAGTACAACGGCATCTTTCCGGCCATCGTCGGCACGGTCTGGCTCGTGATCGGCGCAGTGGTACTTGCGGTTCCGATGGGGATCGGTGCCGCCGTCTTCCTCACGGAGTACGCAGAGCAGGGCCGGTTCACCGCGGTCATCGAAACCGCAACCAATGCGCTGTGGAGTACGCCCAGTATCGTCTACGGCCTGTTCGGCTACGCGTTCCTCGTGCCCCGGTTCGGCAACAGCAACTCGCTGCTCGCAGGGATGATGGTTCTGGGCTTCATGCTGTTGCCTCTTGTCGTCATCACAAGTCGGGAGTCGATCAAGAGCGTCCCCGACGAGTACCGCGACGCCAGCGCCGCGCTCGGCGTCAATCAGTGGCAGACGATCCGGAGCGTCGTACTCCCGGCCGCGATGCCGGGCGTCGTGACGGGCGTGATCCTCGGCGTGGGCCGGATCGCAGGTGAGACGGCGCCGATCCTGCTCGTGACGAGTGGCCAACCGTTCCCCGCCCGCGCGCCGAACATCCTCGGCACTTTCCGATTCGTCGCGACGCCGCCGTTCGTCGAGAACGAGGCCCTGTTACAGGCCTCGAGCGCACTCCCGTACCAACTGTACGCTGTCATCACCGCCGGCGTCGGCCAGGAGGAGGCGTTCGGATGGGGAACCGCTCTCGTACTGCTACTGGTGGTGCTTGGATTTTACGCAGTCGGCATCGCCTCGCGGATCTATTTCAGGAGGAAGCTACGCCAATGA
- the phoU gene encoding phosphate signaling complex protein PhoU produces the protein MARERYRERLERLREAVVAMGDLVYEQLDDGLTALFTGDLSLAREVIAGDRTVNHRAHEIENECLDLLALEQPLAGDLRIVVAAFKIVTDLERVGDLATNVAEYALTATASSTLPDVDFERISALALELLERSIEAFAAEDPSACFAVADRDDELDARCAGVAERVVRICIDLRVENIDSVASSTVEAGSVASQPMRDILADVSRTLVIVRDIERVGDHAVNVAARTLYALETSDELLF, from the coding sequence ATGGCCCGCGAGAGGTACCGGGAGCGCCTCGAGCGTCTTCGCGAAGCGGTCGTCGCGATGGGTGATCTCGTCTACGAGCAACTCGACGACGGGTTGACCGCGCTATTTACCGGCGATCTGTCGCTCGCGCGGGAGGTTATCGCCGGAGACCGAACCGTCAATCATCGCGCCCACGAGATCGAAAACGAGTGTCTCGATCTGCTGGCACTCGAGCAACCCCTCGCCGGCGATCTGCGAATCGTCGTCGCCGCGTTCAAGATAGTCACCGACCTCGAGCGCGTCGGCGACCTCGCGACGAATGTGGCGGAGTACGCATTGACTGCGACGGCGTCGTCGACGCTACCCGACGTCGATTTCGAGCGGATCTCGGCGCTCGCATTGGAGTTGCTCGAGCGGTCGATCGAAGCGTTCGCCGCGGAAGACCCGTCGGCCTGTTTCGCAGTTGCCGATCGTGACGACGAACTCGATGCCCGTTGTGCGGGCGTCGCCGAGCGCGTCGTCCGAATCTGCATCGATCTCCGCGTCGAGAACATCGATTCGGTCGCTTCCTCGACAGTCGAGGCCGGGTCTGTCGCCAGTCAGCCGATGCGCGATATCCTCGCCGACGTGTCGCGGACGCTGGTAATCGTTCGCGATATCGAACGCGTCGGTGACCACGCCGTGAACGTCGCGGCCCGGACGCTGTACGCCCTCGAGACCAGCGACGAGCTGCTTTTCTGA
- a CDS encoding phosphate signaling complex PhoU family protein → METRKVQVTGGSTYTVSLPKTWATENDVSAGTTVEFYPEDDALLLTPQSETNRQEGTLDVSNLKGERLTRAVMTMYVSGFDIIRLEAGRITTDQRRAIRSATQGLVGVEVLEETTDSVVIQDLLDSSELSIVNAVTRMRLISQAMLEDAVRSLIENDDDIAHDVIERDDDVDRLWLVVSRIFRATLRSPRAAEELGVPREDCFDFHSSARQLERVADHATKISNLALKLDETPESVAEALEDLQSAAATILEKSMDALFADDSDEANRLGHDAREAILDIDEHTRQIDDMLRDLEPVQAQSLGLIVDSLSRSADYGGNIAETALQKAAPRP, encoded by the coding sequence ATGGAGACGCGAAAGGTACAGGTGACCGGCGGGTCAACGTATACGGTTTCACTTCCGAAAACGTGGGCGACCGAAAACGACGTTAGCGCCGGAACGACCGTCGAATTCTATCCCGAAGACGACGCCCTCCTGCTAACGCCCCAGAGCGAGACGAATCGACAGGAAGGAACGCTCGACGTCTCGAACCTCAAGGGCGAACGGCTGACCCGTGCCGTGATGACGATGTATGTAAGCGGCTTCGACATCATCAGGCTCGAAGCGGGGCGGATTACGACGGACCAGCGACGGGCGATTCGCAGCGCGACCCAGGGACTGGTCGGCGTCGAGGTGCTCGAGGAGACCACCGACAGCGTGGTCATTCAGGACCTGCTCGACTCCTCGGAGCTGTCGATCGTCAACGCCGTCACGCGCATGCGGTTGATCTCGCAAGCGATGCTCGAGGACGCCGTTCGGTCGCTGATCGAGAACGACGACGATATCGCCCACGACGTCATCGAACGGGACGACGATGTCGACCGCCTCTGGCTGGTCGTCTCGCGAATTTTCCGCGCGACCCTCCGCTCCCCGCGTGCGGCCGAAGAACTCGGCGTTCCGCGCGAAGACTGCTTCGACTTCCACTCGAGCGCTCGCCAACTCGAGCGAGTCGCCGACCACGCGACGAAAATCAGCAACCTGGCGCTGAAACTCGACGAGACTCCCGAATCGGTCGCCGAGGCGCTCGAGGATCTTCAATCGGCTGCCGCTACCATTCTCGAGAAGTCGATGGATGCGCTGTTCGCCGACGATTCCGACGAGGCGAATCGGCTCGGTCACGACGCACGCGAAGCCATCCTCGATATCGACGAACACACTCGGCAGATCGACGACATGCTTCGGGACCTCGAACCGGTACAGGCCCAGTCGCTGGGCCTGATCGTCGACTCGCTATCCAGAAGCGCCGATTACGGCGGGAACATCGCCGAAACGGCGCTGCAGAAGGCGGCACCGCGTCCCTGA
- the pstB gene encoding phosphate ABC transporter ATP-binding protein PstB: MSKQTATRKNGEQKSNSLTVDAETDERLVDSWTDYEFDGEAAISVENLDVYYGDDHAIDSISMDIPEQSVTALIGPSGCGKSTFLRCLNRMNDRIDSARVEGAVEIDDENIYEGDTDLVKLRKTVGMVFQSPNPFPKSIRENVSYGPRKHGDVNVGLLGRLLGNDDRTVEQEIVERSLEQAALWEEVSDRLDDNALGLSGGQQQRLCIARCLAVDPDVILMDEPASALDPVATAKIEDLIEQLAEEYTVVVVTHNMQQAARISDQTAVFLTGGQLVEYDETEKIFENPESDRVEDYVTGKFG, encoded by the coding sequence ATGAGCAAACAGACAGCAACGCGGAAGAACGGGGAACAGAAATCAAACAGCCTCACGGTCGACGCCGAGACCGACGAGCGACTCGTCGACTCGTGGACCGACTACGAGTTCGACGGCGAGGCCGCCATCTCGGTCGAGAACCTCGACGTCTACTACGGCGACGACCACGCCATAGACAGCATCTCGATGGACATTCCCGAGCAGAGCGTGACGGCCCTGATCGGCCCGAGCGGCTGCGGAAAGTCGACGTTCCTTCGGTGTCTCAACCGGATGAACGACCGGATCGACAGCGCCCGAGTCGAGGGAGCCGTCGAGATCGACGACGAAAACATCTACGAGGGCGACACCGATCTGGTGAAGCTCCGGAAGACGGTCGGGATGGTCTTCCAGAGCCCGAACCCGTTCCCGAAGTCGATCCGAGAGAACGTCTCCTACGGGCCGCGAAAACACGGCGACGTGAACGTCGGCCTGTTGGGCCGCCTGCTCGGAAACGACGACCGGACGGTCGAGCAGGAGATCGTCGAGCGCTCGCTCGAGCAGGCGGCGCTGTGGGAGGAGGTCTCCGACCGACTCGACGATAACGCACTCGGACTCTCGGGCGGTCAGCAACAGCGCCTGTGCATCGCGCGCTGTCTCGCCGTCGATCCCGACGTGATCCTGATGGACGAACCAGCGAGCGCGCTCGACCCAGTTGCGACCGCCAAGATCGAGGACCTCATCGAGCAACTCGCCGAGGAGTACACCGTCGTGGTCGTTACCCACAACATGCAACAGGCCGCGCGGATCAGCGACCAGACCGCCGTGTTCCTCACCGGCGGCCAGCTCGTCGAGTACGACGAGACCGAAAAGATCTTCGAGAATCCCGAGAGCGATCGGGTCGAAGACTACGTCACCGGGAAATTCGGGTAA